A window of the Garra rufa chromosome 10, GarRuf1.0, whole genome shotgun sequence genome harbors these coding sequences:
- the LOC141345007 gene encoding uncharacterized protein — protein sequence MEFIKDEKEDATDAETHDTEQRDLTEVEEEDEELSEVEEESEESSKKNGSQKRSVSRKWCTCRQCGKSFTCKGSLKDHMRIHTGERPFTCSYCGNGFKQRASLTEHIRIHTGEKPFKCTQCERSFRQKGSLTGHMRIHSQDKPFTCQQCGKTFGHSGNLKLHLKSHSDVKPFICPQCGKGFKRATRLREHELFHSVVNPFHCAPCGRSFSQMYELKRHLKSFIHNKYRCLERFMPQSDSSAHGLLSGVNLPLKNTQ from the coding sequence ACCTGACGGAAGTGGAAGAGGAAGATGAAGAACTGAGTGAAGTGGAAGAAGAAAGTGAAGAATCTTCTAAAAAGAATGGGTCACAAAAAAGAAGTGTATCTAGAAAGTGGTGCACCTGTcgtcagtgtgggaagagtttcacgtGTAAAGGAAGCCTGAAGgaccacatgagaatccacaccgGAGAGAGACCTTTCACATGCAGTTACTGTGGAAATGGGTTTAAACAAAGAGCAAGCCTCACAGAACACATCCgaatccacaccggagagaagccgttcaAGTGCACTCAGTGTGAGAGGAGTTTCCGACAGAAAGGATCTCTTACgggacacatgagaattcactctcaAGACAAGCCTTTCACATGCCAGCAGTGCGGGAAAACTTTTGGACACAGTGGAAACTTAAAGCTTCACTTAAAATCCCACTCTGATGTGAAGCCGTTCATCTGTCCTCAGTGCGGGAAAGGTTTTAAACGCGCAACACGTCTGAGAGAACATGAGCTTTTTCACAGTGTGGTGAATCCGTTTCACTGCGCTCCATGCGGGAGGAGCTTCAGCCAAATGTATGAACTTAAGAGACATTTGAAGTCCttcatacataataaatacaggtGTCTAGAGAGATTCATGCCCCAGAGTGACTCTTCAGCTCATGGTTTGCTCTCAGGAGTGAATCTGCCATTAAAAAACACACAATAG